The genomic region CGATCGCGCAGACAACATCGTCTGCTTCTGTTCGCAACTGCTGACAAACTGAAGTAGCGGCAATTGGAACCGCTACAATAATTTGGTGCGGTTGCTGCTGCCGCAGTGCCGCGATCGCCGCTCGCAGAGTCGAACCCGTAGCGATTCCGTCGTCTACGAGAATCACCGTGCGGTTTTCGACGTGAGGCATGGGACGATTGCCTCGATAAAGGCGATCGCGTCGCTCTAATTCTGGCATTTCCTGTTGGACGGCGGCATTTATCTCTGCTTGAGGTATGCCCAGCCAGTTCACCACGTCGTTATTAAGTACCAGCACGCCACCCGTAGCGATGGCTCCCATTGCCAATTCTGGCTGCATAGGTACGCCCAGCTTGCGGACTAGAATGATGTCTAAGGGTACATTCAGTGCTTTTGCTACCTCAAACGCTACTGGTACGCCACCACGCGGTAGCCCCAGCACCAGCACATCCGGTCGTTTGGCATATGCTGTGAGCTTGGTAGCTAACAGCTCGCCTGCTTGAGTGCGGTTTTGGAATTGTGCTGTCATGATTTTCGCCTTAGATCGAATTGGCGTTCGGTTTCATGTCACTTCTTTACACTCACTACGCACCACAAATAAATAGGATTGACAACAAGCCAATGTCAAAAGCCTTTGACATTGGCTTGTTGTCAATCCCATTTTGTCATTGCCTAACGCAGATTAATCTAAACTGCTGTTCGCATCCAGCATAGTAATGCCAAAGCTTTCTCCATCTGAGTTTTGAGTTTGCTACTCAGATCGACTCTGAGTTTCAGCTCATCCTGTAGCAACACTTGAATTGGAGTTAGTGCTGCTGCTAATCGTGGCGCTGCTGGATTTCCTGCTGCTGTAATTAGATGAGTTTCTATCGGGATTTGCCAAGTCTTGACCGTCAATTTAGGCTGAACTGTTGTTGGATTAGGCGCTTCCCAAGGATCGGGAATCAGTTGCGGTTGATTAAGTGGGTCTCTTGATAAGTTTTCTAACATAGCCTGAGTCCCCCTTTTGCTATCTGTGGCGATGGTCGCGAAGCGTTTGCGTTCGCCCCTGGCGTTGCCGCGCTCTTGCATGGTCGAAGAGCATACCACATAAGCGCATCGCTTCTAGTTTGTAGCAGATAGCAAGTAAGTCTATTACTTTTATCTTATCAAGTCTTGAATTTCAGCTTTCTCTAAAACGTAATTAAGTAACAATTCTTATTCAGTTTTGTCGAGTGCTTTGTTATTGTTTTTACTGAAACTAAACTCGCGTTCAAAAGCAATTTGTGAGAAATTGGAAAGCTCAAAGCGGATAATTTTCTTGCGAGTCAGCCAAATAAATTAACAGACTATATCGAGATCGATACAGTCCGTTAATGACTGGGTGTTAAATTGTGCAAGGTTTCCTCCACAACCATTCTAGGGTTTATAGGTTTCGCAGTTTTGCCTTGAACCTCTCATAGTTGCCTCTTCCTAAGAGCCTGGTTTAGCCTTGCTATTTTTCGGGACGTTGCTACTAGTTCTATGTTTGAGGTTCACTACGATTCCAATACTATATTAACATAATAGAAAGCAATATTTATCTTTTTTTTAGGTGAGATCGATGCAAAATTACTCATCAATAGAGTAAAAGTTTAATCCAAAAAATGCTATAAGCTCTACCTATTTTCTCACAGTTTTTCAAAATCATCTTTTGGCTTTATTGCTCGCTTTGACTCTGGTTCAACTTGTCCTACGAGCAATTGTCTCTGTATCTTTTGAGAGTGAAACTCAGTGCGATTTTGCCAGAAGATAAAACCAGCCATTGCCAGGAGAAAATAGCCAAAAGCTTTTTGTAAGTGTCTCGCTTGCACGAACCTAACTAAGTAAGCTCCAGCAACAATTCCCAGACTAGCAGCAACAGTAAATGTGGCGATTAACTCCCAATTCAAATTGACACGTCCTAAATAACCGAAAAAGCCAGCAATAGAGTTGAGAACAATTACTAGTAGAGACGTACCGATCGCCTGTTTCATCGGCACTTTTGCGAGCAAAACCAATGCAGGCACGATCGCAAAACCACCACCCACACCTACTAACCCCGTTAGCGCCCCCACGCCGAGTCCTTCACTCACCAGCCACAGCCAGCAATATCTGCATACTGGTTTGGGATACAACTCCAAGTCTGGTTCTCTTACAGGCGGAGGTAAGGTAGTTTGAGGATGCTTGCGAAGCATAAACACTGCTGCCAGCAACATCATCGTGCCGAATAAAATCATTTGTAGCGTTCCTGTCACAAATGGCAGTGTGGCAATCCGAGCGCCTGCATAGGCTCCTACCATCGTTGACAACCCGAACATCCCAGCTGTTTTGGGCTGGACGTTGCCGAGTTTCCAGTGGGGAATTGCCCCTAGAAAACTCACCGTACCGACGATCGCCAAACTCATCGCGATAGCCGATTTCGGCGGTACGCCCATGACATAGACTAAAGTGGGAACTGCCAGAATTGAGCCACCGCCACCGATTAAGCCTAAGCTAATTCCAATTGCAGTGGCAATAACGTGACCCAAAATCCACCCGATTGTCATAGTCATAATACTTTGCCTCTCAAGATGAACGGACTGCAATGGTATGCCATTCCTGCACCACTGGCGAGTATTTGCCCTGGCGATGCTTCTAATTGGAGGAAAGCGGCGTTGTTAAATCAGATGCGTTCCGATCGCTCCATGACTCAACAACGTCGCAGAATTAAGTTAGGCGGATAACACCTCACCTTTGGCGATTTTGATTTTCTTGCCATCGAACTTAGTCAGCACAAAGCCATCAAACCGCTCGTTGTAAGTGCGGCTGTAATCGCGCAGCATCCCAATTGCCTGGTCTTCTCCTATCAGCAAACCTTGGATGCCATCCGAGCGGTAGTGGACACCAGCCGCATCGCGTCCCAGCGAAATGTTGCTGGCAAGTTTATCAATCTCGTGACCGAGAGTGAGAGCTTGCCCTTGCCAAGGCTCCAACGTCGAACCATCTGCATTTGCCTGCATTGGCTTGGGGATAACAAAATCTTCGTTGAAGAAAGCCTTCAGCACTGTAGCGCAAGCACCAGCAGTAGCAGCATGGGCGGCTGGGTAAGCTGGATGGGTCGGACAACCTTCAGCGTAGGAAACAGGTAGCAAGCAGGTGCGGTTGATTGCGATCGCGCGTTTTACTGCATCGCAATTTAGAATATTGGCATGAATGTCGTAGGCTTTTTTGCCTTTAATCTGGTTCTCGATTCGACCAGCAAAACTCTCTGGACGCAGCCGCCGATGCACGAGCCATTTGTGATACCACGCCCCTTTTTGACCGATAATTGCCGCTTGCGCCACCAGAGATAGGATATTTTTGTTACCGAAAGTAATATCGCCAAACTGCGTCTTGGAAGCATGATACGGGTTAGTAGGAGACAGTGCCTCCGATCCAAAGCGCAATACAATCAGCGCGGCATTTAGGTAGGGTTGGAAACTGAAGTCTTGGTGGACGTATTCAGCAAGTTCTCGGTGACTGCAAATATATCGCGGCTGCGAGTCAAACTGGAGCTTGTGGGTTGGTTTCACAGCTCGCTGACAGGCTAACCACTCTTGGTAATCGGTGAGGAAACTTTGACCTTTGGTGGGAAATTTGTACTGTTGCTCGATTGTCTTGATGCCATAAGGGACATCAAGCCAGAGGAACTGACTGATGAATAGTCCAATGAGATCGCCCCTGGTTTCACCACGGAACAGCATTTCTGGCGTTACCTTACCACCTGACTTCGGACCCACGATTTCTGAAAAAGCATTCAGGTCGGACAGTGCTGCTGCAACGAGCGGGTTGGATTCATAATCGCGGAACGACACATCGCGAGTCAGTGCCAGCCAATAAACTTCAGCCATTTCAGCAGCCATCTGAGGGCTGGCGAATGCGGGTGGTGCGCTCAAGCGAGTCGCATGGCTATCGACACCGAATAGGTCATAGGCGTATGTCGCTTGGGGATCGTTCAACTTTGCTTCTGCTTGCGGTGCTAGGGGAATCTGCTCAAAGCGTTTGGAGTCGCCACTTTTGAGAATCGATAAGAAAGTCGCATATGCCTTCGGATCGACTTCGCCAAGATCGTTGTGGGGTAGGGCTTTAGCAAAACACGCCCGCTTGTCTGCATATCTTTCTTCATCTCCATTAGTTGGCTGTGATGGTAGCTTTTGTTTGAGATATGCTTGAGCGGCATCTCGGCGAATCCGAAAAGCCATTTCTTGGCGTTGTCGCGTGTTGAGCGGTCCCACTTCAACTGCTCTAGCTTTCCTTTGAGTCAGCAGTGCCGTGCCTAATCCCGTGCTAGCTGCGACGATCGCCACTCCAGTACCACTACCGCCTTGGAGAAAACTCCGGCGAGACACGGTAAAACCTTTCTTACGACTTTCCTGAGAAGTTTCTGAGTGCGTAGCTTCGTCTCTACTCTTCTCCATGATTCGTTTCCTCAAATATTAAATATTTGTGTCTCGGACTCATGCCCGAGTTTGGATGCAAAACTATTGCCGTGCTAACTGTCCGGCACCAGTTTCTACTTTCAGTTCAGGGTGGGATGAGTATTCCGTCCAAGAGCCTTCATACAGCCGCACTTTGGGATAACCGAGCATGTGTTTGAGTACCATATATTCGAGACTTGCTTCTCGACTCGTACCGCAGTACAGAACAATATCCTGCGATTTGTCAAGTTTTTTCTGCTGGACGATCTGCTGCATCTCATTTATCGACTTGAACTTATGCGGGTTGGCTGGGTCCATCAGCTGATGCCAGTCGCTACTAATTGCACCTGGAATATGTCCGTTACGCATCCAAGTCTTCACCTCGCCGCGATAGGCTTTTTCCGGTCTGGCATCAACAAACTTGACACCCTTCCGATTCATCAGGTTGGTTACGTCGTTGAGGGTGACGCGAATAGACTGGTTATCCCGTGCCGTGAGCTTGCTTGTGGTGTACTTGGGATACTCTTGCGTTGTCGGCTGAGTCGCTTTATACGCACTCCAGCCACCATCCATCACCATGACGTTTGGGTGTCCGATGCGTTCTAGCACGTATGCTGTCATTGTCGCACCGAGAACGTTATCTTTGTCGGAATAGACGACAACGCGATCGCTATCTTTCACACCTGCACGCGATAGTAATTGAGCCAGAGTTTCTGGAGGTAGGTACTGTACTGGTACGCCATTTAACGGACCGCGTAGGGTTGCGTCTGCCATATGTACGGCGTTGGGAACGTGTCCGGCAAAATAGTCGTGAGGATCGGGTCGAACATCCAGAATGCGTACGTTGGCATCTTTGGCGTGAGCGGCAACCCATTGGGGCGAAACAACTGAGAACTGCGAATTAGGCTAAGGCTGCGATTGGGACTGGACGCTAGCGGTAAAAGGTGAATAGGCAAGTGTTGCTGCTGCCAATGCTGCAACACCGAAGGATGCTAAGAAAAATTGTTTTTTCATATGTTTTTCCTCCTTGTTTTACGGCAGGCGATGTCGTTCGTCGGTTTACTTTGCGACCATCGCGTCCGGCAAAATATGACTGAAGGGCATTTCTGCCTCAATTGTCTATGGGGATGATCTAAGTACAGGACAAAAGCTTGCAAATGAAGAAAGAAAAAGGGTTTCATGAGAATTACCACATTCAGAACATAAAACCCTATGAATCAGGTTACTCTACTTCGAGATGCCTTGCGCCCTCATTTAGCTTGGCATGGTGCGCGACTAAGCTTTGTGGCAGCATTTCTCATAGCGCTGTTGCGAGTCAAAACTGTCAACTTCAGTGAATTGGCAACCGGATTCAGCGGCAAGACTCAAACCGATTCTCATTACAAACGACTCCAACGATTTTTCCGTCACTATGAAATGGACTACGCCGAAATTGCTCAAGCTGTTGTTACCCTAATGAATATTCCAGAACCCTGGGTACTTTCAATCGACCGTACCGAATGGCAGTTTGGAGAGTGTGTTTTCAATATCCTGATGCTGGGAGTTGTGCATGAGGGAGTTGCGTTTCCTGTGGTGTGGTGTTTACTGGACAAACGGGGGAATTCCAATAGCGATGAGCGGATGAAGTTGTTCAACCAATTTCTAGAGCGCTTTGGTGAGCGTGAAATTACTTGCCTGACCGCAGATCGAGAATTCGTTGGCAAGGATTGGTTTAGCTACCTACTTAGCGATCCGCTCACCCCGTTTCGTATCCGCATTCGCGAAAATCATAAACTTAGACATGGCTGTCAGAGTCTCAAAGTCAATGTCTTGTTTCAGAATCTACAGGTAGGACAGCACAAAGTTCTACGCCACAAAAGACAACTCTGGGGAGATTGGGTCTACATTGCCGCCTTGCGATTAGAGGATAATTCTTTACTAGTCGTTGCCACTCAAACCGCACCTAAATCAGCTATCTCCGACTACGCTCAACGATGGGGAATTGAAACACTTTTCGGCATTTTCAAAACTCGTGGTTTTTGTTTAGAATCTACCCATCTAACCGATTCTGAGCGTTTGAGTAAGCTGCTGGCACTGCTCTCATTAGCCTTATGTTGGGTCATCTTGACGGGTGAATGGTTACACCAACTCAAACCACTTACTATT from Chroococcidiopsis sp. SAG 2025 harbors:
- a CDS encoding phosphoribosyltransferase encodes the protein MTAQFQNRTQAGELLATKLTAYAKRPDVLVLGLPRGGVPVAFEVAKALNVPLDIILVRKLGVPMQPELAMGAIATGGVLVLNNDVVNWLGIPQAEINAAVQQEMPELERRDRLYRGNRPMPHVENRTVILVDDGIATGSTLRAAIAALRQQQPHQIIVAVPIAATSVCQQLRTEADDVVCAIEVEQLSAISFWYEEFAQTTDEEVRALLAEAANGYAALFLS
- a CDS encoding sulfurtransferase: MVMDGGWSAYKATQPTTQEYPKYTTSKLTARDNQSIRVTLNDVTNLMNRKGVKFVDARPEKAYRGEVKTWMRNGHIPGAISSDWHQLMDPANPHKFKSINEMQQIVQQKKLDKSQDIVLYCGTSREASLEYMVLKHMLGYPKVRLYEGSWTEYSSHPELKVETGAGQLARQ
- a CDS encoding sulfite exporter TauE/SafE family protein; amino-acid sequence: MTMTIGWILGHVIATAIGISLGLIGGGGSILAVPTLVYVMGVPPKSAIAMSLAIVGTVSFLGAIPHWKLGNVQPKTAGMFGLSTMVGAYAGARIATLPFVTGTLQMILFGTMMLLAAVFMLRKHPQTTLPPPVREPDLELYPKPVCRYCWLWLVSEGLGVGALTGLVGVGGGFAIVPALVLLAKVPMKQAIGTSLLVIVLNSIAGFFGYLGRVNLNWELIATFTVAASLGIVAGAYLVRFVQARHLQKAFGYFLLAMAGFIFWQNRTEFHSQKIQRQLLVGQVEPESKRAIKPKDDFEKL
- a CDS encoding IS4 family transposase, which translates into the protein MNQVTLLRDALRPHLAWHGARLSFVAAFLIALLRVKTVNFSELATGFSGKTQTDSHYKRLQRFFRHYEMDYAEIAQAVVTLMNIPEPWVLSIDRTEWQFGECVFNILMLGVVHEGVAFPVVWCLLDKRGNSNSDERMKLFNQFLERFGEREITCLTADREFVGKDWFSYLLSDPLTPFRIRIRENHKLRHGCQSLKVNVLFQNLQVGQHKVLRHKRQLWGDWVYIAALRLEDNSLLVVATQTAPKSAISDYAQRWGIETLFGIFKTRGFCLESTHLTDSERLSKLLALLSLALCWVILTGEWLHQLKPLTIKKHGRRAKSIFRYGFDHLRNIVLNLEQKMDEFLDILQFLSCT